The DNA segment CAGCAACGCTGTCAACAGCGTCAGCGGGATCGACAGCAGGTACATCCCGCCGATCACCAGCCCGAGGACGAGCGCGATCGGGACGGCGACGACGAGACCCAGCGTCGCACTGCCGTGCATCACCCGGAAGGCGATCGCCATCGTCAGCGCGATCGCCGCCAGCGCGAGCGCCATCGTCTGGAGGATCCCACCGACGATCGAATCCAGGACGGCCACGTTGATGGCCAGTGAGCCGACGACGGTCGCCGTCCGATCGCCGCCGTCCATGCGAGCCGCGCCGGCTTCGAGGTCGGCGACGGTCTCGTCCGCATCGGCGTAGCCGCCGTCGAGCGTCACGCGAACGAGCATCGATCGGTACTCGCCGTCAGTGCGTTCGAGCACCCGGCTCGCGATGTCGCTGTCGGCCTCGTAGAAGGCGTCGTAGACGGTTTCGAGGTCACGATCCGGCAGCCCGTCGCCGTTCGTGTCTCGCGTGTCGGCTTCGAAGACCGCCCGGAACGCCGGATCGCGCTGGGCGACGGCCCGCATCGCCGTGACCGGTGAGGTAACCGATTGGACGCCGGGCTGTTCGAGCAGGACGCCCCGTTCCTCGATCGTGTCGACGCCCGCCTGGAGATCGGTCAGCGTCCCGTTGGCCGTCACGTCACCTTCGAGCAGGATGCGTTCCTGGATCGCGTCGTCGGCGGTCGCCGGCTGATAGACATCCTGGACGTGGTTCAACTGCTCGGCGACGGGATGGGGTTCCCAGCCGACTGGGTCCGGAAGCTGTTGTTTCCACTCCGCAACCTCGCCGTCCGGTTGCTGGAAGCTCTCCTCGTCCAGATCGGACCAGGCCGCCGCGCCGAGCGATCCGACGACGATCGCAACGACCAGCACGACCGGCGCGCCGCGGCGGGCGAGATCGACCGTTCGCGAGAGGATCGGTCGCAGGAACCGACCGTGGCCCAGCGCCCGCTTCCGTCGGCTCCAGCCGATGCGTTCGAACAGGCCGTCGATGCTGATCTTCAGCGCCGGCACGACGGTGACGAACAGCAGCAGCGACGCGATGACACCGAGCGTGATCGAGACCCCGAGATCGCGGATCTGCCCGAGCGGGTTGACCACGTTCGAGAGGAAGCCGATCGCGGCGGTGACAGTCACCAGCACGAGCGCGGTCGCGACGAGTTTGACGCCGCGGTTCATCGGCTCGCGGATCCCCTCCTCGACGCCGCGTTGCTCGCGATATCGGTTGAAGACGTGGAAGCCGAAGTCGATACTCAGCCCAGTCACGAGGACGACCGGGACGATGCTGACCAGCCCCGCGGAGACGCCGAGCCACCCGAGCAGGCCGAACATCCACAGCACCGACAGGATCACACCGGTCATCCCGACGACGATATCGACCAGATCCCGATACGTGAACGCGAGCACGCCCAAGATCAACACCAGTGCGGCCGGCAGCACCAGCCAGACGATCTCCCCGAAGAAGTGGCTGTTGTACGCGTTGTAGGCGAACTGGTTCAACACGAACAGCCCGCTGTCGGAGTGGGCCTGTGCGGTGTCGTAGAGCGCCGCATCGACGGCATCGCCGGCCGTTGCCGATCCGGCCGTCGCGTTGAGCACGACGAGCAGCCGACGGTCGGTCGCGGCCGTCTCCCCGGGCTCGTGACCGGCAGGCAACAGCCGGAGTGCCTGTGGATTGTTCGCGAGCGTCGACTCGATCTGCGACTCGACTGTCTCCGGATCTGCACGATCAAGGGCGGCGATCTGTTCGTCGATCGACGCGTTTCGGTCGTCGACAAGCGCCACCGCGACCATGTTCGCGATGTCGACGATTCCGTCCTCGTGTAGTACTGTGGCGACAGAGGCGTTGGCACGGATGTCCTGCTGGTATCGCAGCGTCGCCAGCAGCGAGGATTTCGAGAGGACGTCCCCCTCTTGCTGGCGGACGTACACCGTCGCAACCGTCCGATTCGAGTCGTTCCGGGAGGTGTCGTAGTTGGCCGCGACGTAATTCGCCTTCTGGACGCGGTCGATGTCCTCAAACGCCGACGCGTCCGCCCCGGCCTGGCTCGCCGTATCGAGCATCGGGATACCCGCCAGCACGACCGCCGAAACGACGACCATCACCACCAGCGTGAGTCGATTGTGTTCTGTAACGAGATCGACCGCTTTCGCTAACCCCTCACGTAGCATTCCTGTCAGTGTGTTCACCTACCGGACACATATAGGTCCTGTATGGACAAACAGCGATGGGCGTCTCAAAAGGGTTTATACCCGGCTAATCGGCCAGGAGGCCCTACGCCAGGAAGACGTGTCGCGGTGTATCGGCGAGGACCTCCCGGCCCCACTGGACGGTCTCGCGGAAGTCATCCGACCGGAAGAACGTCATCGCGTCCTCGCGGGAGTCCCACTGCGAGGCGATGAACATGTCGTTCTCGTCGTCGTCGTTGACCAACAGTGCGGTCTCGCGGTGGCCGTCCATCGTCGCGAGTTGCTCTCCGACGGTTCCGAAGGTCTCGACGAACTCCTCGCGGTAGTCGGGCTTGACCGTGTAGAACATCCCCATCGTCCCGAAGCCGTCGCCCTCGCCCGCCTTCCGGACGACGCCGGGGACCGCCTCCAGGTCGTCGCTCGCCGCCTGGGCCGCGTCCTCGTCGGCCCAGAGGCTGACGACGGCCGCGATCTCGCTGTCGGGGTCGTCGTAGACGGCCGTCTTGACGTGGTCCTCGCCCTCGAAGGCCCCGCGGAGTTCCTCAACAGTCGGTCGAAGCCGGTCGAGATCCGCCTCGGAGTAGACCACGAGCGCGTAGACGTCCTCGCCGTGAGGCTGGCCGGCGTAGATGTCCTGGTCGGCCAGTCGCGACCGGATGTCGCTGTCCCCGTCCGTCCCGGCCGGTTCGCTCGCGCCGTCGGCGTCGCCGGCGCCCGCCCAGCCGCGCGCGCCGGTGTTGACGCCGTCGAGATCGGTCAGGAATCCCGAGGCCGTCTGGGCGGCGTCGTCGGTTTCCCAGAGACTCACCAGGAAGGTGTGCCCGCCGCTCGCGCGGACCGCCGTCGTGACGTGGGTGTCGTAGTGATCGAAGTTCGAGGCCAGCCCCTCGACATCCTCCGCCAGCTCAGCGGCGTCGCGGTCGGTCTCGAAGACGAGCGCGTACGTGCGGCCTGCGTAGTCCTCACCCT comes from the Halapricum desulfuricans genome and includes:
- a CDS encoding efflux RND transporter permease subunit, which translates into the protein MLREGLAKAVDLVTEHNRLTLVVMVVVSAVVLAGIPMLDTASQAGADASAFEDIDRVQKANYVAANYDTSRNDSNRTVATVYVRQQEGDVLSKSSLLATLRYQQDIRANASVATVLHEDGIVDIANMVAVALVDDRNASIDEQIAALDRADPETVESQIESTLANNPQALRLLPAGHEPGETAATDRRLLVVLNATAGSATAGDAVDAALYDTAQAHSDSGLFVLNQFAYNAYNSHFFGEIVWLVLPAALVLILGVLAFTYRDLVDIVVGMTGVILSVLWMFGLLGWLGVSAGLVSIVPVVLVTGLSIDFGFHVFNRYREQRGVEEGIREPMNRGVKLVATALVLVTVTAAIGFLSNVVNPLGQIRDLGVSITLGVIASLLLFVTVVPALKISIDGLFERIGWSRRKRALGHGRFLRPILSRTVDLARRGAPVVLVVAIVVGSLGAAAWSDLDEESFQQPDGEVAEWKQQLPDPVGWEPHPVAEQLNHVQDVYQPATADDAIQERILLEGDVTANGTLTDLQAGVDTIEERGVLLEQPGVQSVTSPVTAMRAVAQRDPAFRAVFEADTRDTNGDGLPDRDLETVYDAFYEADSDIASRVLERTDGEYRSMLVRVTLDGGYADADETVADLEAGAARMDGGDRTATVVGSLAINVAVLDSIVGGILQTMALALAAIALTMAIAFRVMHGSATLGLVVAVPIALVLGLVIGGMYLLSIPLTLLTALLMSLVIGLGVDYNIHIGDRFADERREGKTAVQALEAAVTGTGGALLGSTLTSAGAFATIALVPHPQLQSFGSIVVIALLTAFLVSLLVLPSLLVLWERYSPEAVTLAPEETALPQD